In uncultured Bacteroides sp., the following proteins share a genomic window:
- a CDS encoding MATE family efflux transporter yields MYTNKQILNVSYPIFLSLLAQTIIGVTDTAFLGRVGEVELGASSMGSLFYICVFTIAFGFSTGSQIIIARRNGEENYKNVGPVMIQGTFFLLGMAVLAFGLSRFWAPDIMRLLISSDKIFNTTMSFLNWRIYGFFFAFVNVMFRALYIGIARTRVLTISAAVMASVNVILAYTLIFGHFGFPRMGIEGAAIASVIAEISSVLFLIVYTHITVDFKKYGFTQFRYFDVHLIIRVLSISSFTMMQYFLSMATWFVFFVAVERLGQRELAVANVVRSIYVVMLIPVNALSTTTNTLVSNAIGAGGVSSVMQIMKKIAKLSFLIVFSIVALVVVFPKAILSVYTNEVALIEEAVNSVYVISIAMLVASVSNVYFNGISGTGNTRSALMLEIITLIFYTGYIFLVAVYFKAPVEICFGIEILYYVLLLIASFIYLKKANWQSKKL; encoded by the coding sequence ATGTATACTAACAAACAGATTTTAAATGTCAGTTATCCTATATTTTTAAGTCTGCTGGCACAAACCATAATTGGTGTAACAGATACCGCTTTCCTGGGCAGGGTGGGGGAAGTGGAACTGGGAGCATCTAGTATGGGTAGCCTTTTTTATATCTGTGTATTCACCATTGCATTTGGATTTAGTACCGGATCTCAGATTATTATTGCCAGACGAAACGGAGAAGAGAATTATAAGAATGTAGGTCCGGTAATGATTCAGGGAACATTTTTTTTGTTGGGAATGGCTGTTCTTGCTTTTGGACTATCCCGGTTCTGGGCACCTGATATAATGAGGCTGTTGATCTCATCCGACAAGATCTTTAATACCACCATGTCGTTTCTTAATTGGCGCATTTACGGATTCTTTTTTGCTTTTGTCAATGTAATGTTTCGTGCTCTCTATATCGGCATTGCCCGCACAAGGGTACTTACCATCAGTGCGGCAGTAATGGCTTCAGTTAATGTAATATTGGCTTATACACTTATTTTTGGTCATTTTGGCTTTCCCCGAATGGGAATTGAAGGCGCTGCTATCGCATCGGTTATTGCTGAAATATCGTCTGTTCTGTTCTTGATTGTCTATACACATATCACGGTAGATTTTAAAAAGTATGGGTTTACTCAGTTCAGATATTTTGATGTTCATTTAATTATTCGTGTGCTAAGCATCTCCAGTTTTACCATGATGCAATATTTCCTTTCTATGGCTACATGGTTTGTCTTTTTTGTTGCTGTGGAGCGACTGGGACAAAGGGAACTTGCAGTAGCCAATGTTGTAAGAAGCATTTATGTAGTTATGCTTATTCCTGTTAATGCTTTATCTACCACAACAAATACACTTGTCAGCAATGCAATAGGGGCTGGTGGAGTTAGCTCTGTAATGCAGATAATGAAGAAAATAGCTAAGCTCTCTTTTCTTATAGTCTTTTCCATAGTGGCATTGGTAGTAGTTTTTCCTAAAGCTATATTGTCGGTGTATACCAATGAGGTGGCATTGATTGAAGAGGCGGTGAATTCTGTTTATGTTATTTCCATAGCCATGTTGGTAGCTTCTGTTTCCAATGTCTATTTCAATGGAATATCAGGAACGGGAAACACTCGTTCTGCCTTAATGCTCGAGATTATTACGCTGATTTTTTATACCGGATACATCTTTCTGGTGGCTGTTTATTTTAAAGCTCCGGTCGAGATTTGCTTTGGCATAGAGATACTTTATTATGTTCTCTTGTTAATTGCCAGCTTTATTTATCTGAAAAAAGCAAATTGGCAGAGTAAAAAGCTCTGA
- the ffh gene encoding signal recognition particle protein, which translates to MFDNLSERLERSFKILKGEGKITEINVAETLKDVRKALLDADVNYKVAKTFTDTVKEKAFGQNVLTAVKPSQLMVKIVHDELTELMGGETVDVNIKGTPAVILMSGLQGSGKTTFSGKLAQMMKTKRSKNPLLVACDVYRPAAIEQLRVLGEQIGVPVYSEIDSKNPVQIAQNAIIEARSKGYDLVIVDTAGRLAIDEQMMNEIAAIKAAIKPEEILFVVDSMTGQDAVNTAKEFNDRLDFNGVVLTKLDGDTRGGAALSIRSVVNKPIKFVGTGEKMEAIDQFHPARMADRILGMGDIVSLVERAQEQYDEEEAKRLQKKISKNQFDFNDFLSQIAQIKKMGNLKDLASMIPGVGKAIKDVDIDDNAFKSIEAIIHSMTPKERSNPEIINGSRRTRIAKGSGTNIQEVNRLMKQFDQTRKMMKMVTSSKMSKMMPKMRK; encoded by the coding sequence ATGTTCGATAATTTAAGTGAGAGACTGGAGAGGTCTTTTAAGATTCTAAAAGGTGAAGGAAAAATCACCGAAATCAATGTGGCGGAAACTCTGAAAGATGTGCGTAAAGCCCTCTTAGATGCCGATGTGAACTATAAAGTTGCTAAAACTTTTACAGATACAGTTAAGGAAAAAGCTTTTGGACAAAACGTGCTTACAGCGGTTAAGCCTAGCCAGTTGATGGTGAAGATTGTTCATGATGAACTTACTGAACTGATGGGTGGTGAAACTGTAGATGTAAACATAAAAGGTACTCCCGCTGTTATCCTGATGTCTGGTTTGCAAGGTTCTGGTAAGACTACTTTCTCAGGAAAACTTGCACAGATGATGAAAACTAAACGTAGCAAGAATCCTCTGTTGGTTGCTTGTGATGTTTACCGTCCTGCGGCTATCGAACAGTTACGCGTATTGGGAGAACAAATCGGAGTTCCTGTATATAGCGAAATAGATAGCAAAAATCCTGTTCAGATTGCTCAGAATGCAATTATTGAAGCGCGCTCAAAAGGATATGACCTGGTAATTGTCGATACAGCCGGACGTTTGGCTATCGATGAACAGATGATGAACGAGATTGCTGCAATTAAAGCTGCTATCAAACCAGAAGAAATTTTGTTCGTAGTCGACTCAATGACTGGTCAGGATGCTGTAAATACTGCTAAAGAATTCAATGATCGTCTGGACTTTAACGGTGTTGTACTTACTAAATTAGATGGTGATACTCGTGGTGGTGCCGCTCTTTCTATCCGTTCGGTAGTAAACAAGCCAATTAAGTTTGTGGGTACTGGTGAAAAGATGGAAGCTATAGATCAGTTCCATCCAGCTCGTATGGCCGACCGTATTCTGGGAATGGGTGATATCGTTTCATTGGTTGAACGTGCTCAGGAACAATACGATGAAGAAGAAGCAAAACGTCTTCAAAAGAAAATTTCAAAGAATCAGTTCGACTTTAATGACTTTCTTAGTCAGATAGCTCAGATCAAGAAAATGGGTAACCTGAAAGATCTTGCATCTATGATTCCAGGAGTAGGAAAGGCTATCAAGGATGTTGATATTGATGATAACGCTTTCAAGAGCATAGAAGCTATTATTCATTCTATGACTCCGAAAGAAAGAAGTAATCCGGAAATTATTAATGGATCACGCCGTACTCGTATTGCTAAAGGTAGTGGTACAAACATTCAGGAAGTGAACCGATTGATGAAGCAGTTTGATCAGACTCGCAAGATGATGAAGATGGTTACCAGCTCAAAGATGAGTAAGATGATGCCTAAAATGAGAAAATAA
- the folD gene encoding bifunctional methylenetetrahydrofolate dehydrogenase/methenyltetrahydrofolate cyclohydrolase FolD has translation MQLIDGKAISEQVKQEIAAEVAEIVAKGGKRPHLAAILVGHDGGSETYVAAKVKACEVCGFKSSLVRYEADVTEEELLNKVKELNADADVDGFIVQLPLPKHISEQKVIETIDYRKDVDGFHPINVGRMSIGLPCYVSATPNGIMELLKRYKIETSGKKCVVLGRSNIVGKPMASLMMQKTYPGDATVTVCHSRSRDLVKECQEADIIIAALGQPNFLKAEMVKEGAVVIDVGTTRVPSDKTKSGFKLTGDVLFDEVAPKCSFITPVPGGVGPMTIVSLMRNTLLAGKKEIYK, from the coding sequence ATGCAGTTAATTGATGGAAAAGCAATCTCGGAACAAGTAAAGCAGGAAATTGCTGCTGAAGTTGCCGAAATAGTTGCAAAAGGAGGTAAGCGTCCTCATCTGGCAGCCATTCTTGTGGGGCACGATGGAGGAAGTGAAACTTACGTAGCAGCTAAAGTGAAAGCGTGTGAAGTTTGTGGCTTTAAGTCTTCTCTGGTTCGTTATGAAGCAGATGTTACAGAAGAAGAATTGCTGAACAAAGTAAAAGAACTGAATGCTGATGCTGATGTTGACGGATTTATCGTTCAGTTGCCTTTACCTAAACATATTTCTGAACAAAAGGTTATTGAAACTATAGACTACCGTAAAGATGTGGATGGATTCCATCCAATTAACGTAGGGCGTATGTCTATTGGCCTTCCTTGCTATGTATCTGCTACTCCAAACGGTATTATGGAGTTGTTGAAACGTTATAAAATTGAAACCAGCGGAAAGAAATGCGTAGTGTTGGGACGTAGTAATATTGTAGGTAAGCCAATGGCTTCTCTGATGATGCAGAAAACATATCCTGGCGATGCTACAGTAACAGTATGCCACAGCCGTTCACGTGATTTGGTAAAAGAATGTCAGGAAGCTGATATTATTATCGCTGCATTGGGTCAGCCAAACTTCTTAAAAGCCGAAATGGTAAAAGAAGGAGCGGTGGTAATCGACGTAGGTACAACACGTGTTCCTTCAGATAAAACGAAATCAGGATTCAAACTCACCGGAGATGTTCTCTTTGATGAAGTTGCTCCTAAATGCTCATTCATTACTCCTGTTCCAGGTGGAGTAGGACCTATGACTATTGTTTCTCTGATGAGAAATACTTTATTGGCAGGAAAGAAAGAAATATATAAATAA
- a CDS encoding CapA family protein, translating to MKHLILLVTVVFSFSCSSPSHKKETADRDTTATKRITLLFAGDFMQHQRQIDAAATDNGYDYQDCFSQVKEEVSKADVAIGNLEVTLGGEPYGGYPGFSAPDEYMYAIQNAGFDVMTLANNHCLDKGRKGLERTIHKLDSLNIPHLGTYLNIEEREKKYPLIIEKKGFRIALLNYTYATNGLRVREPNVVNYIDKNEILRDIKRAHEKNPDVIIACMHWGTEYQSVPDSTQTELANWLFAHGVNHVIGSHPHVVQPMEMRYDHINGQQHILVYSLGNYLSDMSAMKTDGGVMFKMELCKDTTLRVEKCGYSLVWTSRPKHSGEKKYKIIPAVSPRQELPSRASNRLKIFVKDSRELFATHNKGIKEYIF from the coding sequence ATGAAACATCTGATCCTTTTGGTGACTGTTGTTTTCTCTTTTTCGTGTAGTTCCCCTTCTCATAAGAAGGAGACTGCTGATAGGGATACGACGGCTACTAAAAGGATCACTCTTTTATTTGCAGGTGATTTTATGCAGCATCAGAGACAAATTGATGCGGCGGCTACAGATAATGGATATGATTATCAGGATTGCTTTAGTCAGGTAAAAGAAGAGGTGAGTAAGGCCGATGTGGCTATAGGTAATCTGGAAGTAACGTTAGGTGGCGAACCTTACGGAGGATATCCTGGATTCAGTGCTCCCGATGAATATATGTATGCCATTCAGAACGCAGGTTTTGATGTGATGACACTGGCAAATAATCACTGTCTTGATAAAGGCCGGAAAGGTCTTGAACGAACCATTCACAAGCTCGATTCTTTGAATATTCCCCACCTGGGAACATATCTCAATATAGAAGAACGAGAAAAGAAATACCCCTTAATTATTGAAAAGAAAGGCTTTCGCATAGCCTTACTGAACTATACCTATGCTACAAATGGTTTAAGGGTAAGAGAGCCCAATGTGGTTAACTATATAGATAAGAATGAAATCTTACGCGATATAAAGAGAGCCCATGAAAAGAATCCAGATGTTATAATAGCCTGTATGCATTGGGGCACGGAATATCAGTCTGTTCCCGATAGTACACAAACAGAGCTGGCAAACTGGCTCTTTGCTCACGGTGTAAATCACGTAATAGGTTCTCATCCACACGTAGTGCAACCTATGGAGATGCGTTATGATCATATTAATGGTCAACAACATATTTTAGTTTATTCGTTGGGCAATTACCTCTCAGATATGTCTGCCATGAAAACTGATGGTGGAGTTATGTTTAAAATGGAACTATGTAAAGATACTACGTTGCGAGTAGAGAAATGTGGTTATAGTTTAGTCTGGACATCTCGTCCAAAGCATAGTGGCGAAAAAAAATATAAAATAATTCCGGCAGTCAGTCCGCGCCAAGAACTTCCATCAAGAGCGTCTAATCGCCTGAAAATCTTTGTGAAAGACTCCAGAGAGCTCTTTGCCACGCATAATAAGGGAATCAAAGAATATATTTTTTGA